The following are encoded in a window of Scophthalmus maximus strain ysfricsl-2021 chromosome 6, ASM2237912v1, whole genome shotgun sequence genomic DNA:
- the grip2b gene encoding glutamate receptor-interacting protein 2 isoform X7 — protein MFSVSLKCRLGVIRRRVKDDGPYGKTKDISGPEQNMTSRRHSIPEALRGVTMVELVKKEGSTLGLTISGGTDKDGKPRVSNLRPGGLAARSDQLNVGDYIKSVNGINLTKLRHEEIISLLKNVGERVLLEVEYELPPTAPDSTSGVISKTIDICLHKEGNSFGFVMRGGTQEDWHRSRPLVVTYVRPGGPADREGTLRPGDRLLSVDGVPLHNANHSDALVVLAQCGQEALFQIEYDVTIMDTVANASGPLLVEIAKSPGATLGITLTSASHRNKQVIVIDRVKPGSVVDRCGALHAGDHLLSIDGTSTEHCTVLEATQLLASTTELVKLEMLPSHQTRLTGKQHDSVKVQKSDHPHSWDPCVNYCHPPNSALCHTSSALCNTSSTLNKSWTASNNNTINSLDYCKSLVSASFSPGSTTTSGPSSQSSSTLPRPTVPMSPRNSLLKRRPRKKEHKSSLSLASSSVGPGGQVVHVETGEVVLTGDPLNGFGVQLQGGIFATETLSAPPLVRFIEPDSSAERCGLLQVGDRLLSINGIPTEDGTLEEANQLLRDAALTNKVSLDIEFDVAESVVPSSGTFHVKLPKKRGVELGLTISASKKPGEPLIISDIKKGSMAHRTGTLEPGDKLLAIDNIRLENCSKDDAEQILHQCEELVKLKIRKDEDNSDEQETSGSIIYTVELKRYGGPLGITISGTEEPFDPITISGLTKRGLAERTGAIHVGDRILAINSVSLKGKPLSEAIHLLQMAGETVTLKIKKLLDNVDERKAAEADDATENELSDTEDDDLTDSQQTNKLSELYSTTIPSVDSAMESWDGSGQDAGYGSQGTWWNNTCRLRGTYNNQAVGIALHPHEWRSAKQQQQQQQQRSTTPPPPGHRKNYPFSDGGFSEDDWDKPPGFIGQQADGILLDPDDSFWCQALEDLETCGQSELLREIEASIMTGTAISLGVDGANKTAVEPMMSHSRMSPLRRNSLLLQGNLHLHQATHLHQGAHLHEEAHLHEEAQLHQDAHLLQDIHFSQEAHLHHDHQSPLLHHEPKSKASLRVSERTWESRRIKEEMQGILSPTPLELHKVTVIKDPEGDDFGFSVSDGFLEKGVYVNMIRPDGPADRAGLSPYDRILQVNHVRTRDFDCCLAVPLITEAGDRLELVISRNPLANDDPEDNNNTLDHPLHL, from the exons AAGCTCTGCGGGGCGTGACCATGGTGGAGCTGGTGAAGAAGGAAGGCAGCACGCTCGGCCTCACCATCTCAGGCGGAACCGACAAGGACGGCAAACCACGGGTATCGAACCTGCGGCCCGGAGGACTGGCGGCCAG GAGCGACCAGCTGAACGTCGGCGACTACATCAAGTCGGTGAACGGCATCAATCTGACCAAGCTGCGTCACGAGGAGATCATCAGCCTGCTGAAGAACGTGGGGGAGCGAGTTCTGCTGGAGGTGGAGTACGAGCTGCCCCCTACAG CACCAGACAGCACCTCAGGAGTGATATCAAAGACAATCGACATCTGTTTGCACAAAGAGGGAAACAGCTTCGGTTTCGTCATGAGAG GGGGAACGCAGGAGGACTGGCACCGGtcacgccccctggtggtcacCTACGTGAGGCCCGGCGGCCCTGCAGACAG ggAGGGCACGCTGCGGCCCGGCGACCGTCTCCTCAGCGTGGACGGCGTGCCGCTGCACAACGCCAACCACAGCGACGCCCTCGTCGTGTTGGCGCAGTGCGGCCAGGAAGCTCTGTTCCAGATCGAGTACGATGTCACGATCATGG acACGGTAGCGAACGCGTCCGGGCCGCTGCTCGTGGAGATCGCGAAGTCGCCAGGAGCGACGCTGGGCATCACGCTGACGTCGGCCAGTCATCGAAACAAGCAGGTCATCGTCATCGACCGGGTGAAGCCTGGCAGCGTGGtggacag ATGTGGGGCGTTGCACGCCGGGGATCACCTGCTGTCCATAGACGGCACGTCGACGGAGCACTGCACCGTGCTGGAGGCCACGCAGCTTTTGGCGAGCACGACGGAGCTGGTGAAACTGGAGATGCTCCCGTCCCACCAGACGAGGCTGACGGGGAAACAGCACGACTCag TGAAGGTTCAGAAGTCGGACCACCCCCACTCCTGGGACCCCTGTGTGAACTACTGTCACCCGCCGAACTCCGCCCTCTGTCACACGAGCTCCGCCCTCTGCAACACAAGCTCCACCCTCAACAAGTCGTGGACCGcctccaacaacaacaccatcaACAGCCTCGACTACTGCAAGT CTCTGGTTTCTGCCAGCTTCTCTCCCGGCTCCACGACCACGTCGGGCCCCAGCAGCCAGAGCTCCAGCACCTTGCCCCGGCCCACGGTTCCCATGAGTCCACGCAACTCGCTGCTCAAACGACGGCCGAGGAAGAAAGAGCACAAGAGCTCCT TGTCCCTGGCGTCCAGTTCCGTGGGTCCGGGCGGTCAGGTGGTCCACGTGGAGACCGGCGAGGTGGTCCTGACGGGCGACCCGCTCAACGGCTTCGGCGTCCAGCTGCAGGGAGGAATCTTCGCCACGGAAACGCTGTCCGCGCCGCCGCTGGTCCGGTTCATCGAGCCCGACAGCTCGGCAGAGAG GTGTGGCCTGCTCCAGGTGGGGGACCGCCTCCTGTCCATCAACGGGATCCCCACCGAAGACGGGACGCTGGAGGAAGCCAATCAGCTCCTGCGAGACGCCGCTCTGACCAACAAGGTCTCGCTGGACATCGAGTTCGACGTCGCAG AGTCGGTGGTGCCGAGCAGCGGGACGTTCCACGTCAAGCTGCCCAAGAAGAGAGGAGTGGAGCTGGGGCTCACCATCAGtg CCAGTAAGAAGCCAGGGGAGCCCCTCATCATCTCTGACATCAAGAAGGGCAGCATGGCCCACAG AACAGGAACTCTGGAGCCCGGCGATAAGCTGCTGGCCATCGACAACATCCGGCTGGAGAACTGCTCCAAAGACGACGCGGAGCAGATCCTCCATCAGTGTGAGGAGCTCGTCAAACTGAAGATCCGCAAAGATGAAGACAACTCTG acGAGCAGGAGACGTCGGGCAGCATCATCTACACGGTGGAGCTGAAGCGGTACGGAGGCCCTCTGGGCATCACCATCTCAGGCACCGAGGAGCCTTTCGACCCCATCACTATATCTGGCCTGACAAAGAGAGGCCTGGCcgagag GACGGGGGCGATTCACGTCGGGGATCGGATCCTGGCCATCAACAGCGTCAGTCTGAAAGGGAAACCGCTGAGCGAAGCCATCCACCTGCTGCAGATGGCCGGAGAGACGGTCACGCTCAAAATCAAGAAACTGCTCGACA ACGTGGACGAGCGCAAAGCGGCGGAGGCGGACGACGCGACGGAGAACGAGCTGAGTGACACCGAGGACGACGACTTGACGGACAGCCAGCAGACCAACAAGCTGTCCGAGCTGTACTCCACAACCATACCCAGCGTGGACTCCGCCATGGAGTCATGGGACGGCTCCGGGCAGGACGCCGGCTATGGCAGCCAGGGTACGTGGTGGAATAACACTTGCAGACTGAGAG GTACGTACAACAACCAAGCGGTCGGTATCGCCCTCCACCCTCACGAGTGGCGTAGcgccaagcagcagcagcagcagcagcagcagcgcagcaccacacctcctcctcctggtcaccGGAAGAACTACCCCTTCAGCGACGGAGGGTTCAGTGAGGACGACTGGGACAAACCACCGGG CTTCATTGGCCAACAAGCAGACGGAATTCTGCTGGACCCCGACGACAGTTTCTGGTGTCAGGCGCTCGAGGACCTGGAGACCTGCGGCCAATCAGAGCTCCTCAGAGAGATAGAG GCGTCCATCATGACAGGCACGGCCATCAGTCTGGGCGTCGATGGCGCGAACAAGACTGCGGTTGAGCCCATGATGAGCCACAGCAGGATGAGCCCACTGCGGAGAAATTCCCTCCTGCTCCAGGGAAACCTGCACCTGCACCAGGCCACGCACCTGCACCAGGGGGCCCACCTGCACGAGGAGGCCCACCTGCACGAGGAGGCCCAACTCCACCAAG ACGCCCACCTGCTCCAGGACATCCATTTCAGCCAGGAGGCGCacctccaccacgaccaccaATCGCCGCTGCTGCACCACGAGCCCAAGTCCAAGGCCTCGCTGAGGGTGTCGGAGAGGACGTGGGAGTCCCGTCGGATCAAAGAGGAGATGCAGGGGATTCTGTCCCCGACGCCTCTGGAACTGCACAAA GTGACCGTGATAAAGGACCCGGAGGGCGACGACTTCGGCTTCAGCGTGTCGGACGGCTTCCTGGAGAAAGGAGTTTACGTGAACATGATCAGACCCGATGGACCAGCTGACCGAGCCGGGCTCAGCCCCTACGACAGGATCCTGCAG
- the grip2b gene encoding glutamate receptor-interacting protein 2 isoform X12 — protein MTSRRHSIPALRGVTMVELVKKEGSTLGLTISGGTDKDGKPRVSNLRPGGLAARSDQLNVGDYIKSVNGINLTKLRHEEIISLLKNVGERVLLEVEYELPPTAPDSTSGVISKTIDICLHKEGNSFGFVMRGGTQEDWHRSRPLVVTYVRPGGPADREGTLRPGDRLLSVDGVPLHNANHSDALVVLAQCGQEALFQIEYDVTIMDTVANASGPLLVEIAKSPGATLGITLTSASHRNKQVIVIDRVKPGSVVDRCGALHAGDHLLSIDGTSTEHCTVLEATQLLASTTELVKLEMLPSHQTRLTGKQHDSVKVQKSDHPHSWDPCVNYCHPPNSALCHTSSALCNTSSTLNKSWTASNNNTINSLDYCKSLVSASFSPGSTTTSGPSSQSSSTLPRPTVPMSPRNSLLKRRPRKKEHKSSLSLASSSVGPGGQVVHVETGEVVLTGDPLNGFGVQLQGGIFATETLSAPPLVRFIEPDSSAERCGLLQVGDRLLSINGIPTEDGTLEEANQLLRDAALTNKVSLDIEFDVAESVVPSSGTFHVKLPKKRGVELGLTISASKKPGEPLIISDIKKGSMAHRTGTLEPGDKLLAIDNIRLENCSKDDAEQILHQCEELVKLKIRKDEDNSDEQETSGSIIYTVELKRYGGPLGITISGTEEPFDPITISGLTKRGLAERTGAIHVGDRILAINSVSLKGKPLSEAIHLLQMAGETVTLKIKKLLDNVDERKAAEADDATENELSDTEDDDLTDSQQTNKLSELYSTTIPSVDSAMESWDGSGQDAGYGSQGTWWNNTCRLRGTYNNQAVGIALHPHEWRSAKQQQQQQQQRSTTPPPPGHRKNYPFSDGGFSEDDWDKPPGFIGQQADGILLDPDDSFWCQALEDLETCGQSELLREIEASIMTGTAISLGVDGANKTAVEPMMSHSRMSPLRRNSLLLQGNLHLHQATHLHQGAHLHEEAHLHEEAQLHQDAHLLQDIHFSQEAHLHHDHQSPLLHHEPKSKASLRVSERTWESRRIKEEMQGILSPTPLELHKVTVIKDPEGDDFGFSVSDGFLEKGVYVNMIRPDGPADRAGLSPYDRILQVNHVRTRDFDCCLAVPLITEAGDRLELVISRNPLANDDPEDNNNTLDHPLHL, from the exons CTCTGCGGGGCGTGACCATGGTGGAGCTGGTGAAGAAGGAAGGCAGCACGCTCGGCCTCACCATCTCAGGCGGAACCGACAAGGACGGCAAACCACGGGTATCGAACCTGCGGCCCGGAGGACTGGCGGCCAG GAGCGACCAGCTGAACGTCGGCGACTACATCAAGTCGGTGAACGGCATCAATCTGACCAAGCTGCGTCACGAGGAGATCATCAGCCTGCTGAAGAACGTGGGGGAGCGAGTTCTGCTGGAGGTGGAGTACGAGCTGCCCCCTACAG CACCAGACAGCACCTCAGGAGTGATATCAAAGACAATCGACATCTGTTTGCACAAAGAGGGAAACAGCTTCGGTTTCGTCATGAGAG GGGGAACGCAGGAGGACTGGCACCGGtcacgccccctggtggtcacCTACGTGAGGCCCGGCGGCCCTGCAGACAG ggAGGGCACGCTGCGGCCCGGCGACCGTCTCCTCAGCGTGGACGGCGTGCCGCTGCACAACGCCAACCACAGCGACGCCCTCGTCGTGTTGGCGCAGTGCGGCCAGGAAGCTCTGTTCCAGATCGAGTACGATGTCACGATCATGG acACGGTAGCGAACGCGTCCGGGCCGCTGCTCGTGGAGATCGCGAAGTCGCCAGGAGCGACGCTGGGCATCACGCTGACGTCGGCCAGTCATCGAAACAAGCAGGTCATCGTCATCGACCGGGTGAAGCCTGGCAGCGTGGtggacag ATGTGGGGCGTTGCACGCCGGGGATCACCTGCTGTCCATAGACGGCACGTCGACGGAGCACTGCACCGTGCTGGAGGCCACGCAGCTTTTGGCGAGCACGACGGAGCTGGTGAAACTGGAGATGCTCCCGTCCCACCAGACGAGGCTGACGGGGAAACAGCACGACTCag TGAAGGTTCAGAAGTCGGACCACCCCCACTCCTGGGACCCCTGTGTGAACTACTGTCACCCGCCGAACTCCGCCCTCTGTCACACGAGCTCCGCCCTCTGCAACACAAGCTCCACCCTCAACAAGTCGTGGACCGcctccaacaacaacaccatcaACAGCCTCGACTACTGCAAGT CTCTGGTTTCTGCCAGCTTCTCTCCCGGCTCCACGACCACGTCGGGCCCCAGCAGCCAGAGCTCCAGCACCTTGCCCCGGCCCACGGTTCCCATGAGTCCACGCAACTCGCTGCTCAAACGACGGCCGAGGAAGAAAGAGCACAAGAGCTCCT TGTCCCTGGCGTCCAGTTCCGTGGGTCCGGGCGGTCAGGTGGTCCACGTGGAGACCGGCGAGGTGGTCCTGACGGGCGACCCGCTCAACGGCTTCGGCGTCCAGCTGCAGGGAGGAATCTTCGCCACGGAAACGCTGTCCGCGCCGCCGCTGGTCCGGTTCATCGAGCCCGACAGCTCGGCAGAGAG GTGTGGCCTGCTCCAGGTGGGGGACCGCCTCCTGTCCATCAACGGGATCCCCACCGAAGACGGGACGCTGGAGGAAGCCAATCAGCTCCTGCGAGACGCCGCTCTGACCAACAAGGTCTCGCTGGACATCGAGTTCGACGTCGCAG AGTCGGTGGTGCCGAGCAGCGGGACGTTCCACGTCAAGCTGCCCAAGAAGAGAGGAGTGGAGCTGGGGCTCACCATCAGtg CCAGTAAGAAGCCAGGGGAGCCCCTCATCATCTCTGACATCAAGAAGGGCAGCATGGCCCACAG AACAGGAACTCTGGAGCCCGGCGATAAGCTGCTGGCCATCGACAACATCCGGCTGGAGAACTGCTCCAAAGACGACGCGGAGCAGATCCTCCATCAGTGTGAGGAGCTCGTCAAACTGAAGATCCGCAAAGATGAAGACAACTCTG acGAGCAGGAGACGTCGGGCAGCATCATCTACACGGTGGAGCTGAAGCGGTACGGAGGCCCTCTGGGCATCACCATCTCAGGCACCGAGGAGCCTTTCGACCCCATCACTATATCTGGCCTGACAAAGAGAGGCCTGGCcgagag GACGGGGGCGATTCACGTCGGGGATCGGATCCTGGCCATCAACAGCGTCAGTCTGAAAGGGAAACCGCTGAGCGAAGCCATCCACCTGCTGCAGATGGCCGGAGAGACGGTCACGCTCAAAATCAAGAAACTGCTCGACA ACGTGGACGAGCGCAAAGCGGCGGAGGCGGACGACGCGACGGAGAACGAGCTGAGTGACACCGAGGACGACGACTTGACGGACAGCCAGCAGACCAACAAGCTGTCCGAGCTGTACTCCACAACCATACCCAGCGTGGACTCCGCCATGGAGTCATGGGACGGCTCCGGGCAGGACGCCGGCTATGGCAGCCAGGGTACGTGGTGGAATAACACTTGCAGACTGAGAG GTACGTACAACAACCAAGCGGTCGGTATCGCCCTCCACCCTCACGAGTGGCGTAGcgccaagcagcagcagcagcagcagcagcagcgcagcaccacacctcctcctcctggtcaccGGAAGAACTACCCCTTCAGCGACGGAGGGTTCAGTGAGGACGACTGGGACAAACCACCGGG CTTCATTGGCCAACAAGCAGACGGAATTCTGCTGGACCCCGACGACAGTTTCTGGTGTCAGGCGCTCGAGGACCTGGAGACCTGCGGCCAATCAGAGCTCCTCAGAGAGATAGAG GCGTCCATCATGACAGGCACGGCCATCAGTCTGGGCGTCGATGGCGCGAACAAGACTGCGGTTGAGCCCATGATGAGCCACAGCAGGATGAGCCCACTGCGGAGAAATTCCCTCCTGCTCCAGGGAAACCTGCACCTGCACCAGGCCACGCACCTGCACCAGGGGGCCCACCTGCACGAGGAGGCCCACCTGCACGAGGAGGCCCAACTCCACCAAG ACGCCCACCTGCTCCAGGACATCCATTTCAGCCAGGAGGCGCacctccaccacgaccaccaATCGCCGCTGCTGCACCACGAGCCCAAGTCCAAGGCCTCGCTGAGGGTGTCGGAGAGGACGTGGGAGTCCCGTCGGATCAAAGAGGAGATGCAGGGGATTCTGTCCCCGACGCCTCTGGAACTGCACAAA GTGACCGTGATAAAGGACCCGGAGGGCGACGACTTCGGCTTCAGCGTGTCGGACGGCTTCCTGGAGAAAGGAGTTTACGTGAACATGATCAGACCCGATGGACCAGCTGACCGAGCCGGGCTCAGCCCCTACGACAGGATCCTGCAG